The following proteins are encoded in a genomic region of Cyclonatronum proteinivorum:
- a CDS encoding RNA polymerase sigma factor, which yields MLSVNKISNPALSAMDDHELVRAFRQDGNQQAFAELLNRHQNKVYSYIYSMVMNPEVTNDIFQETFTKVITKMDDTYNEQGKWIAWVMRIAHNATIDHIRKRKRFVDVNATADSDYDFYDRLEDKDASDAQDDMEFREAKGSLLKHISSLPKEQREVVMLRHYHEMSFKEIAELTNVSINTALGRMRYALINLRKMFDKENGKTYEYVRRG from the coding sequence ATGTTATCTGTTAATAAGATTTCAAACCCGGCACTTTCAGCAATGGATGACCACGAACTCGTTCGTGCCTTCCGTCAGGACGGAAACCAGCAGGCTTTCGCCGAGCTGCTGAATCGTCACCAAAACAAGGTGTACTCCTACATCTACAGTATGGTGATGAATCCGGAAGTAACAAACGACATTTTTCAGGAAACCTTTACCAAAGTCATCACCAAAATGGATGACACCTACAACGAGCAGGGTAAATGGATTGCCTGGGTAATGCGAATTGCACACAACGCGACTATCGATCACATCCGCAAGCGCAAGCGTTTTGTAGATGTGAACGCAACTGCCGACAGCGATTATGATTTTTATGACAGGCTTGAAGACAAAGATGCTTCCGACGCTCAGGATGATATGGAGTTCAGAGAAGCCAAAGGCAGCCTGCTCAAGCACATCAGTTCGCTTCCCAAAGAGCAGCGTGAAGTTGTAATGCTTCGCCACTACCATGAAATGTCGTTCAAAGAAATTGCTGAATTGACCAATGTATCTATCAATACAGCCTTAGGCCGGATGCGCTACGCGCTCATCAACCTGAGAAAAATGTTCGACAAAGAAAATGGCAAAACATACGAATACGTCAGGCGCGGATGA
- the uvrC gene encoding excinuclease ABC subunit UvrC has protein sequence MSYTAYDTLNHKLEHLPLNPGVYQFKDAKGTIIYVGKAKKLRNRVRSYFQESRHHSGKLRMLVVKIRDVETIITDSEAEALILENNLIKKHQPRYNVALKDDKSYPYICLTREERPRVFPTRTVIKNGSKYYGPYDHVGKMKHMLETIRKVFGLCTCACNPRSIDLNRGMPKWYSCFDDYFESCSAELPLDQYQDKLQKVVRLLNGNTASLIRELKEEMQIAAESLAFEEAAGLRDGIEALQKYSEKMKMVTNDEINRDVFAVYADREEAVACGVLFKIREGKLIGRHNKVLKNIEEVPDEELLQAFVEDYYTGDTAGIEPDEVHVSHDFEDADPLLSYLSEQVGRKVRLIEPKIGEKAQLVKMAESNAKLLAADYVLQKKKAEKDFVPHSLKSLQRDLFLPRVPRRIECFDISNLMGTDQVASMVCFVDAQSRKSEYKRFNIKTVQGPDDFASMKEVLTRRYSRVMREKQHIPDLIVVDGGKGQLSSAVEALQEIGFYGQVPIVGLAKRLEEIFLPGRPDPVMIPKTSSALKLLQRVRDEAHRFAITFHREKRSKRTFSSELESVPGIGAKTAQKLIREFGSVKKMRETGLEELKAKAGAKTGVLLYEWFHPQTEK, from the coding sequence ATGTCCTACACCGCCTACGATACCCTGAACCACAAGCTTGAACACCTGCCGCTCAATCCCGGGGTGTATCAGTTTAAGGATGCTAAGGGTACCATCATTTATGTAGGCAAGGCCAAGAAGCTGCGAAACCGGGTGCGCTCGTATTTTCAGGAGTCGCGGCACCATTCGGGCAAGCTGCGTATGCTTGTCGTTAAAATCCGGGATGTGGAAACCATCATCACCGATTCAGAGGCGGAAGCGCTCATTCTCGAAAACAACCTGATTAAAAAACATCAGCCCCGATACAACGTCGCCCTTAAAGACGACAAAAGTTATCCCTACATCTGCCTCACCCGAGAAGAGCGCCCAAGGGTGTTCCCTACCCGCACCGTCATCAAAAACGGCAGCAAGTATTACGGCCCCTATGATCACGTAGGCAAAATGAAACACATGCTCGAAACCATCCGCAAGGTGTTCGGGCTGTGTACCTGCGCCTGCAACCCGCGGAGTATCGACCTGAACCGCGGCATGCCCAAATGGTACAGCTGTTTCGACGACTATTTTGAATCCTGCTCGGCAGAGCTGCCGCTCGATCAGTATCAGGACAAACTGCAGAAAGTCGTACGGCTGCTCAATGGCAACACGGCCTCGCTCATCCGGGAGCTGAAAGAGGAAATGCAGATTGCCGCTGAGTCTCTTGCTTTTGAAGAAGCCGCGGGGCTGCGTGATGGCATTGAAGCGCTGCAAAAGTACAGCGAGAAAATGAAGATGGTCACCAACGATGAGATCAACCGTGATGTCTTTGCCGTCTATGCCGACCGCGAAGAAGCTGTTGCCTGCGGGGTACTGTTTAAAATCAGGGAAGGAAAGCTGATCGGACGGCATAATAAGGTGCTCAAAAATATTGAGGAAGTGCCCGATGAAGAGCTGCTGCAGGCCTTCGTGGAAGATTATTATACCGGTGATACAGCCGGCATTGAACCGGACGAGGTGCACGTGAGTCACGATTTTGAAGATGCGGATCCCCTGCTGTCCTATCTGAGCGAACAGGTGGGCCGAAAGGTCAGGCTGATTGAGCCCAAAATCGGGGAGAAGGCGCAGCTTGTTAAGATGGCCGAAAGCAATGCCAAACTGCTGGCTGCAGACTATGTGCTGCAAAAGAAAAAGGCCGAAAAAGATTTTGTACCGCATTCCCTGAAAAGCCTGCAGCGCGATCTCTTTCTGCCCCGGGTTCCGCGCCGCATTGAGTGCTTTGACATCTCCAACCTGATGGGCACCGATCAGGTTGCGTCAATGGTGTGCTTTGTTGATGCGCAGTCGCGCAAATCGGAATACAAGCGCTTTAACATCAAAACGGTGCAGGGTCCAGACGACTTTGCTTCGATGAAGGAAGTCCTCACCCGCCGCTACAGCCGGGTGATGCGCGAAAAACAGCACATACCCGATCTCATTGTCGTGGATGGCGGCAAGGGACAGCTTTCGAGCGCAGTTGAAGCGCTGCAGGAAATCGGTTTTTACGGTCAGGTGCCGATTGTGGGCCTCGCCAAGCGGCTCGAAGAAATTTTTCTGCCCGGTCGTCCCGATCCGGTTATGATTCCCAAAACATCATCGGCCCTGAAGCTGCTGCAGCGGGTACGGGATGAAGCGCACCGCTTCGCGATCACCTTTCACCGGGAAAAGCGCTCCAAGCGTACCTTCAGCTCTGAGCTGGAATCCGTTCCGGGCATTGGCGCCAAGACAGCGCAGAAGCTCATCCGTGAATTCGGCTCCGTGAAAAAGATGCGCGAAACCGGACTGGAAGAGCTGAAAGCCAAAGCCGGTGCCAAAACAGGCGTCCTTTTATATGAGTGGTTCCATCCCCAAACAGAAAAATGA
- a CDS encoding DNA internalization-related competence protein ComEC/Rec2, whose product MFQPRDSYRFPFTSYPAVRLALLVMAGILCARLELLSGLAAAAVAVSLLLLTLLLNYAVRQQLRFELSGHLSLSYLLFIFSLGLTAGSYQLERHQAPRPEIVLGELFPADTLRWHGTVRDASLNAGGTLSVILQADSVMSADGALAFRHRFRTQIRFFRADSTQVASLRNGYQVVIEAVPAAITPRRNPHDFDVAQWLHGQQIFVQATGGHAATVRPAPAFVSWGWWRNLMQDSIDEVFSPEQAPLAKAVMLGHRAGLDAELRQNFSRAGLAHLMAVSGMHVGFLLLPFWFVIPVFWRMKHGAWLGLGCIFLLLWLYAGITGFSPSVQRASVFAFFVAMARLFRYQRDPVNLTGLAALLILLIDPASLFLIGFQMSFAAVLTIFTLLPVLQRLFDPKKRHLWYAKLTSLTLLSFCIQFALMPVLLHRFNEFSLIGPVMNTLAAPVTQVVFIWGFAGIFLSWIHGPAAAFLTLPADWLALLLAWMTTFAANVPYAFVQGRLDSLLFYPFWIALFFALAASLQPALRFRFVALCLCCGLLWQADVLRQKIAEASGVQLTFFDVGQGDAVLIQTPLGRAYLYDTGLWSPFGNSGDRFILPHLKAEGIRHLDGIFLSHPHSDHIGGLLSIMREIPVSLIYDPGFEHHTALFAGYRTAARELGIPVVTPQMGDVVWLDEVTPGFILGPHPDIRSTNPNEHSLVLKLRYGTQSVLLTGDAETQAEELLSRQFGDWLNATIYKAGHHGSRTSSHHVLLEAVQPDIIVVSNALRNRYNHPHPDATSRMRNYVPDEHLHYTALDGAQIFRLYGDRTERVMWRE is encoded by the coding sequence ATGTTTCAACCCCGCGATTCATACCGTTTTCCGTTCACAAGCTACCCGGCGGTGCGACTGGCGCTGTTGGTGATGGCCGGGATTTTGTGTGCCCGCCTGGAGCTGCTGTCGGGTCTGGCGGCTGCAGCTGTTGCGGTTTCGCTGTTGTTACTCACCCTGCTGCTCAATTATGCAGTCCGGCAACAGCTGCGGTTTGAACTTTCAGGTCACCTAAGCCTGAGCTACCTGCTGTTCATATTCAGTCTTGGCCTCACTGCCGGCAGCTATCAGCTGGAGCGCCATCAGGCCCCGCGGCCTGAAATCGTGCTGGGAGAGCTTTTTCCGGCCGATACCCTCCGCTGGCACGGTACCGTTCGGGACGCCTCTCTGAATGCTGGGGGTACGCTCTCGGTCATCCTGCAGGCCGATTCGGTGATGAGCGCAGACGGCGCGCTGGCTTTCCGGCACCGGTTCCGCACGCAAATCCGCTTCTTTCGTGCCGACAGCACACAGGTCGCAAGCCTCCGTAACGGGTATCAGGTCGTTATTGAGGCGGTTCCGGCGGCCATCACTCCCAGGCGCAATCCGCACGATTTTGATGTAGCCCAATGGCTTCACGGGCAGCAAATCTTTGTGCAGGCTACCGGCGGGCACGCAGCGACCGTTCGTCCCGCACCGGCTTTTGTGAGCTGGGGCTGGTGGCGTAACCTCATGCAGGACAGCATTGACGAAGTGTTCTCCCCCGAACAGGCCCCCTTAGCGAAAGCCGTGATGCTGGGGCACCGCGCCGGTCTTGATGCGGAACTGCGGCAAAACTTCAGCCGGGCCGGGCTCGCACACCTGATGGCGGTATCGGGTATGCACGTCGGTTTTCTGCTGCTGCCCTTTTGGTTTGTGATTCCGGTTTTCTGGCGCATGAAGCACGGCGCCTGGCTGGGCTTGGGGTGCATCTTCCTGCTGCTGTGGCTCTATGCGGGCATCACGGGCTTCTCGCCTTCCGTGCAGCGGGCCTCGGTCTTTGCATTTTTTGTAGCCATGGCTCGGCTTTTCCGCTATCAGCGCGATCCGGTGAACCTGACCGGTCTCGCAGCCCTGCTCATTCTGCTGATTGATCCGGCTTCGTTGTTTTTGATTGGCTTTCAGATGTCCTTTGCGGCCGTGCTCACCATTTTTACGCTGCTTCCGGTTTTGCAGCGGCTTTTTGATCCCAAGAAGCGCCATCTCTGGTACGCCAAACTCACAAGCCTGACCCTGCTGAGTTTTTGTATTCAGTTCGCACTCATGCCCGTATTGCTGCACCGCTTCAACGAATTCTCGCTCATCGGTCCGGTGATGAACACCCTTGCGGCACCGGTTACGCAGGTCGTTTTCATCTGGGGCTTTGCCGGCATTTTTCTGAGTTGGATACACGGCCCGGCTGCCGCCTTCCTGACCCTGCCTGCGGACTGGCTCGCACTGCTGCTGGCCTGGATGACAACATTTGCGGCGAACGTCCCCTACGCCTTTGTGCAGGGCCGGCTGGATTCGCTGCTTTTCTATCCGTTTTGGATCGCCTTGTTCTTCGCCCTTGCGGCTTCCCTTCAGCCAGCGCTACGGTTCCGTTTTGTAGCGCTATGCCTGTGCTGCGGCCTGCTGTGGCAGGCGGATGTCCTTCGTCAGAAAATTGCCGAAGCGTCCGGAGTACAGCTCACTTTTTTTGATGTGGGGCAGGGTGATGCCGTGCTCATCCAAACGCCGCTGGGCCGGGCCTATCTGTACGACACCGGGTTATGGTCGCCCTTCGGAAACAGCGGCGACCGCTTTATTCTGCCGCACCTCAAAGCCGAAGGCATCCGTCACCTTGACGGCATTTTTTTATCGCATCCGCATAGCGATCACATCGGCGGGCTGCTCAGCATTATGCGGGAAATTCCGGTATCGTTGATTTATGACCCCGGCTTTGAACATCATACCGCTTTGTTCGCAGGCTATCGTACTGCTGCCCGCGAGCTCGGCATCCCCGTCGTTACGCCGCAAATGGGCGATGTAGTCTGGCTGGATGAAGTCACACCAGGCTTCATTTTAGGCCCGCATCCTGACATCCGCTCCACCAATCCCAATGAGCACTCGTTGGTACTGAAGCTGCGCTACGGGACGCAGTCTGTACTGCTTACCGGCGACGCCGAAACCCAGGCCGAAGAGCTGCTCAGCCGTCAGTTCGGAGACTGGCTTAATGCCACCATTTACAAAGCCGGACATCACGGCAGCCGTACGAGCTCACATCACGTGCTGCTTGAAGCGGTACAGCCCGACATCATCGTTGTTTCTAACGCCCTCCGCAACCGCTACAATCATCCGCACCCCGACGCAACAAGCCGCATGCGAAATTATGTGCCGGATGAGCATCTGCACTACACCGCACTTGACGGCGCACAAATTTTCCGCCTGTATGGCGACCGTACGGAGCGGGTTATGTGGCGGGAATAG
- a CDS encoding PIG-L deacetylase family protein, producing the protein MSRILYIFPHPDDESFGPAPGIAQQLKQGHEVFLLTLTKGGATRVRHDLGLSVEEMGEVRLKEMIAVEQTLGLTGMTVLDLPDSGLKDMCPMDIEQVLRAHIEELKPDVIITYAVHGISGFFDHLVSHACVKRVFCEMKREGSPYPKRLAFFTMGPDSITEGHFTLKASPAEDIDCVIEVTDDEAKIGYDALMCYQTYLDTIAKTGVDKRVHDNIHFEFFGESFDPPLRDLTAQLPELVK; encoded by the coding sequence ATGTCCCGTATCCTTTATATCTTTCCACACCCCGACGATGAGTCCTTTGGTCCCGCGCCGGGAATCGCGCAGCAGCTCAAACAGGGACATGAGGTCTTTCTCCTCACCCTCACCAAAGGCGGCGCAACCCGCGTCCGGCATGATCTCGGTCTCAGTGTGGAAGAAATGGGAGAAGTCCGTCTGAAAGAGATGATAGCGGTAGAGCAAACCCTGGGACTCACCGGCATGACGGTACTCGACCTGCCGGATTCCGGACTGAAGGACATGTGTCCGATGGATATTGAGCAGGTACTCCGTGCGCATATCGAAGAGCTTAAGCCGGATGTGATTATCACCTATGCGGTGCACGGTATCAGCGGATTTTTTGACCATCTCGTGAGCCATGCCTGCGTGAAGCGCGTCTTCTGCGAGATGAAGCGCGAGGGCAGCCCCTATCCCAAACGCTTAGCCTTCTTTACAATGGGACCGGATTCCATCACGGAAGGACACTTCACCCTGAAAGCATCCCCCGCCGAAGATATCGACTGCGTGATTGAAGTTACGGATGATGAAGCCAAAATCGGCTACGACGCCCTGATGTGCTACCAAACCTACCTCGATACCATCGCCAAAACCGGCGTGGACAAACGCGTACACGACAACATACACTTCGAGTTCTTCGGGGAGTCGTTTGATCCCCCGCTCCGGGATCTGACCGCGCAGTTGCCGGAGTTGGTGAAGTAG
- a CDS encoding type II toxin-antitoxin system RelE/ParE family toxin: MAQIIWTEPALQELDEIADYISLDNPNAARKLIRSVFKRVAQLREHPKSGKSVEDLEGSIYRRLLVSPCQIFYREENNRVYIIHIIRDEQFLHLDILRMR, translated from the coding sequence ATGGCTCAAATAATCTGGACGGAACCGGCACTTCAAGAACTCGATGAAATTGCTGACTACATCTCTCTGGACAATCCGAATGCTGCAAGGAAGCTTATTCGCAGCGTTTTTAAACGTGTCGCTCAATTACGCGAACATCCAAAATCAGGAAAATCGGTAGAAGATCTGGAAGGGTCCATTTATCGCAGATTATTGGTTTCGCCTTGTCAGATTTTTTACAGAGAAGAAAATAACCGTGTCTACATCATCCATATAATCAGAGATGAACAATTTCTTCATCTTGATATTCTCAGGATGCGGTAA
- a CDS encoding type II toxin-antitoxin system Phd/YefM family antitoxin produces the protein MKTELVTTLKLQATKILDELHREKEPVLITEHGKPSAYLVDVDSFESLLRRLKLLEGLARGEKAILEDRVVTHEEAQKKMSRWLK, from the coding sequence ATGAAAACAGAACTTGTCACCACACTAAAACTTCAAGCCACAAAGATACTAGACGAACTCCACCGGGAGAAGGAGCCTGTTTTGATCACAGAGCACGGCAAGCCATCCGCTTATCTTGTTGATGTGGATTCATTTGAAAGTTTACTTCGCAGGCTGAAGCTCCTTGAAGGTCTTGCGCGAGGCGAAAAAGCTATCCTTGAAGATCGCGTGGTAACGCATGAAGAGGCCCAAAAGAAAATGAGTCGATGGCTCAAATAA
- the ggt gene encoding gamma-glutamyltransferase, with protein MTFFLRLFPLLFLLLCVAACSRPAPNLEPAQQPAEQLAADFMVSVACPHAAEAGRAVLRQGGTAIDAAIAIQAMLTFSEPTESGIGGGAFLLYRDAASGTMTVFNGRETAPMAAQPDRFTVLGQPLPLPLAIPTGAAFGVPGTLALLWDAHQQHGQLPWTGLFGPAIEAAETGIPYPPALLQRVRADYSIQFFGDLRRHFVYQARGEAPVFRNAELAETLRRLAQEGPDHFYRGELTDEMVRTARARRPFRSDITPADFEAYRVKQQQPVCGSYRGYTLCGPPPPSSGGIAVLQILGMLESLDLRRYQPDDPEALHLIAEASRLAFADRFLYLGDPDFTDIPVQALIAPDYIRERATLIDPARAMSDAFAGDPLRIIPEQEELPIPDEPESQGTTHFSVTDRYGNWVSMTSSIEAPFGNRMMTNGFLLNNQLTDFTFRPVFDGQPHPNAVAGGKRPRSSMSPFFVLDSEGELRLIVGSRGGSRIIGYVVQTLIGVLDWDLSIQQSAALPNMVHRGDALELEAGTPYEALRPALQALGHRVRITPMQSGVHGIEWLPATAQYRGGADPRLDGVATGD; from the coding sequence ATGACCTTTTTTCTCCGCCTATTCCCGCTCCTCTTCCTTCTGCTTTGCGTGGCCGCCTGCTCCCGGCCCGCGCCCAACCTTGAACCGGCGCAGCAGCCCGCCGAGCAGCTTGCCGCGGACTTCATGGTCTCGGTCGCCTGTCCGCACGCCGCGGAGGCCGGACGCGCAGTGCTCCGGCAGGGCGGCACCGCCATCGACGCCGCGATCGCCATTCAGGCCATGCTTACCTTCTCGGAACCTACCGAAAGCGGCATAGGCGGCGGGGCCTTCCTTTTGTACCGCGACGCCGCAAGCGGAACCATGACAGTATTTAACGGTCGCGAAACCGCGCCCATGGCCGCGCAGCCGGACCGCTTCACGGTGCTCGGTCAGCCGCTGCCCCTGCCGCTCGCCATCCCGACCGGCGCGGCTTTCGGCGTGCCGGGCACTCTCGCCCTGTTATGGGATGCCCATCAGCAGCACGGTCAGCTGCCGTGGACCGGGCTGTTCGGACCCGCCATCGAAGCCGCGGAAACCGGCATCCCCTACCCACCCGCGCTCCTGCAGCGGGTTCGGGCCGACTACTCCATCCAATTCTTCGGAGACCTCCGACGACATTTCGTGTACCAGGCGCGGGGCGAGGCACCGGTATTTCGTAACGCCGAACTCGCCGAAACGCTCCGTCGTTTGGCCCAAGAAGGTCCCGACCACTTCTACCGCGGCGAACTTACCGACGAGATGGTCCGCACCGCCCGCGCCCGACGGCCATTCCGCAGCGACATCACCCCTGCCGATTTCGAGGCCTACCGCGTGAAGCAGCAGCAGCCCGTGTGCGGCAGCTACCGCGGTTACACCCTCTGCGGCCCCCCGCCCCCGTCGAGCGGCGGCATCGCGGTGCTGCAGATACTCGGCATGCTCGAATCCTTAGACCTGCGACGCTACCAGCCGGATGATCCCGAAGCGCTGCACCTCATCGCCGAAGCCAGCCGCCTCGCCTTCGCCGACCGCTTCCTGTATCTCGGTGATCCCGATTTCACCGATATTCCGGTGCAGGCTCTCATCGCCCCGGACTACATCCGTGAACGCGCCACCCTCATTGATCCCGCCCGTGCCATGTCCGACGCCTTCGCCGGCGACCCGCTCCGCATAATTCCCGAGCAAGAAGAGCTCCCCATCCCCGACGAGCCCGAATCGCAGGGCACCACCCACTTTTCGGTCACTGACCGCTACGGCAACTGGGTTTCCATGACGAGCTCCATTGAAGCCCCCTTCGGCAACCGGATGATGACCAACGGCTTCCTCCTCAACAATCAGCTCACCGATTTCACCTTCCGGCCGGTCTTCGACGGGCAGCCGCACCCGAATGCCGTTGCCGGCGGGAAGCGTCCGCGCAGCTCGATGTCGCCCTTCTTCGTGCTCGATTCCGAGGGCGAACTCCGCCTCATCGTCGGCTCCCGGGGCGGCAGCCGCATCATCGGCTACGTTGTCCAAACCCTGATCGGCGTACTCGACTGGGACCTCAGCATACAGCAGTCCGCCGCCCTGCCCAACATGGTGCACCGCGGCGACGCCCTCGAACTCGAAGCCGGCACCCCTTACGAAGCCCTGCGCCCCGCCCTGCAAGCCCTGGGCCACCGCGTGCGAATCACCCCCATGCAAAGCGGCGTCCACGGCATCGAATGGCTCCCCGCCACCGCCCAATACCGCGGCGGCGCCGACCCCCGGCTGGACGGTGTTGCAACCGGAGACTGA
- a CDS encoding GbsR/MarR family transcriptional regulator — translation MNKHELIDQLVNAYAEAYQNLGYSSLMGKIVALLIATPGPLSLDEISERLQMSKGPVSQIARKLKDHQLIEKVWVKGERKDYYQAVPDIFGQAFANYAASMRRNQQLGEKFQSFAETLPEQDEQTAHLATRMAEMKHFYELMAEHNKAFLQHWKESVKPELIESGTL, via the coding sequence ATGAACAAGCACGAACTCATAGATCAGCTCGTCAACGCCTACGCGGAGGCCTATCAGAACCTCGGGTACAGCTCGCTGATGGGCAAAATTGTGGCGCTGCTGATTGCTACGCCCGGCCCGCTTTCCCTGGATGAAATCTCCGAACGGCTGCAAATGAGCAAGGGACCGGTGTCGCAGATTGCACGCAAGCTCAAGGATCATCAGCTCATCGAAAAAGTGTGGGTGAAGGGCGAGCGCAAGGATTACTATCAGGCCGTGCCCGATATTTTTGGTCAGGCGTTTGCCAATTATGCCGCTTCGATGCGCCGCAATCAGCAGCTTGGGGAGAAGTTTCAGTCTTTTGCCGAAACCCTGCCCGAGCAGGACGAGCAGACCGCACACCTCGCAACCCGCATGGCTGAAATGAAACATTTTTATGAGCTTATGGCCGAACACAACAAAGCCTTCCTGCAGCACTGGAAAGAATCCGTGAAACCTGAGCTCATCGAAAGCGGCACTCTCTGA
- the fabG gene encoding 3-oxoacyl-[acyl-carrier-protein] reductase, which produces MNRFENKVVLITGGAAGIGKATTELFAAEGASVHIWDLNEAAGTALVTALTEAGQKAAFRKLNVAEYEDVKSGIEAIIAADGKLDVLINNAGITMDKTLVKMDPATWQKVIDVNLTGVFNCTQIAAPYMIEKGTGVILNASSVVGLYGNFGQTNYVATKAGVIGMTKTWSRELGRKGIRVNAVAPGFIATEMVQQMPEKVIEMMVSKVPLGRMGKPEDIAHTYAFLASDHAAYITGTVISVDGGIIS; this is translated from the coding sequence ATGAACCGATTCGAAAACAAAGTTGTCCTCATCACTGGCGGTGCTGCCGGCATCGGCAAGGCGACCACCGAACTTTTTGCTGCCGAAGGCGCAAGCGTCCATATCTGGGATCTGAATGAAGCAGCGGGTACCGCGCTGGTAACGGCCCTAACCGAAGCCGGACAAAAAGCGGCGTTCCGCAAGCTAAATGTTGCGGAATATGAAGACGTGAAATCCGGCATCGAAGCCATCATCGCGGCTGACGGCAAGCTCGATGTGCTCATCAACAACGCGGGCATCACCATGGACAAAACCCTGGTGAAGATGGATCCGGCAACCTGGCAAAAGGTGATTGACGTGAACCTGACAGGAGTGTTTAACTGCACGCAGATTGCCGCGCCGTACATGATTGAAAAGGGTACGGGCGTGATTCTGAACGCGAGCTCAGTCGTAGGACTCTACGGCAATTTCGGGCAGACCAACTATGTGGCGACCAAAGCCGGTGTGATCGGCATGACCAAAACCTGGTCGCGCGAGCTGGGCCGCAAGGGCATTCGGGTGAACGCGGTTGCACCGGGATTCATCGCAACGGAGATGGTGCAGCAAATGCCGGAGAAAGTGATCGAAATGATGGTTTCGAAGGTGCCGCTTGGCCGCATGGGCAAGCCCGAAGACATCGCGCACACCTACGCGTTCCTCGCTTCCGATCACGCGGCCTACATCACGGGAACTGTCATTAGTGTTGACGGAGGAATTATTTCGTGA